A single region of the Drosophila miranda strain MSH22 chromosome 2, D.miranda_PacBio2.1, whole genome shotgun sequence genome encodes:
- the LOC108157742 gene encoding neurotensin receptor type 1, whose product MLQGVSAITHDSSDDGLNQSFMAHVSPGASLAPNQSPSSMLQNDKFLTHVAHLLNITTENLSNLLSSDKGTNGSAVAADSSADDSLALLTVLTVCYALIFVAGVLGNLITCIVIARNNFMHTATNFYLFNLAVSDLILLVSGIPQELYNLWYPDMYPFTDVMCIMESVLSEMAANATVLTITAFTVERYIAICHPFRQHTMSKLSRAIKFIFAIWLAAFLLALPQAMQFSVVYQNNGYSCTMENDFYAHVFAVSGFIFFCGPMTAICVLYVLIGVKLKRSRLLQSLPRRAYDANRGLNAQGRVIRMLVAVAVAFFLCWAPFHAQRLMAVYGLSLINIGINRDAFNDYFRILDYTSGVLYFLSTCINPLLYNIMSHKFREAFKITLTRQFALARNHHNQQSQHHQHNYSALLRQNGSMRLQPASCNNNALEPYGSYRVVQFRCRDASHQLSLQDSIRTTTTTTTINSSSMGGGGGGGTTNGPGRRIRKQDFYGAGTGSAVPHRMLAAQVSQLSSLGDANSLLETEVVDVGRHYASVRAKRALMATKSGAMLVTPSSSEQPENSQPATRLKLSRVISRRDEAVAAATAATAPYSGSHSHSLPDPETLQAGTPRESRKFPWRKRRQKRDDAHSSQ is encoded by the exons ATGTTGCAAGGCGTCAGCGCCATCACCCATGACAGCAGCGATGATGGCCTCAATCAATCATTCATGGCTCATGTGTCGCCTGGCGCTAGTCTTGCCCCCAATCAGAGCCCGTCCTCCATGCTGCAGAATGACAAATTCCTAACACATGTCGCCCATCTGCTCAACATAACGACCGAGAATCTTTCGAATCTGCTCAGTTCAGACAAAGGCACCAATGGCAGTGCCGTGGCCGCCGACTCGTCGGCCGACGACTCCCTGGCCCTGCTCACCGTGCTCACCGTCTGCTACGCCCTCATATTCGTGGCCGGGGTGCTGGGCAATCTGATCACCTGCATCGTGATCGCTCGGAATAACTTCATGCACACAGCCACCAACTTCTACTTATTCAACCTGGCGGTGTCCGACCTGATTCTGCTGGTCTCAG GCATTCCCCAGGAGCTGTACAACCTGTGGTACCCGGACATGTACCCGTTCACCGACGTCATGTGCATTATGGAAAGCGTGCTCTCAGAGATGGCTGCCAATGCCACAGTCCTCACCATTACCGCGTTCACCGTGGAGCGATACATCGCTATCTGTCATCCGTTTCG GCAGCACACCATGTCGAAGCTGTCTCGCGCCATTAAGTTTATATTTGCCATTTGGCTGGCGGCCTTCCTGCTGGCCCTGCCCCAGGCCATGCAGTTCTCTGTGGTCTACCAGAACAACGGATACTCCTGCACG ATGGAGAACGACTTCTATGCCCACGTGTTTGCCGTGTCCGGCTTCATCTTCTTCTGCGGACCCATGACAGCCATATGCGTGCTGTACGTCCTCATCGGCGTGAAGCTGAAGCGGAGTCGCCTGCTGCAGTCGCTTCCGAGACGGGCCTACGACGCCAACCGTGGACTTAACGCTCAGGGACGAGTCATCAGAATGTTGG TAGCTGTAGCCGTCGCCTTCTTCCTCTGCTGGGCTCCCTTCCACGCACAGCGTCTGATGGCCGTGTACGGCCTGTCGCTGATTAACATTGGGATCAACCGGGATGCCTTTAACGATTACTTCCGCATACTTGATTACACATCCGGAGTGCTCTATTTTCTGTCCACCTGCATTAATCCGCTGCTGTACAACATCATGAGCCACAAGTTTCGggaggctttcaag ATCACGCTGACGCGCCAGTTTGCCCTGGCCAGGAACCATCACAACCAGCAGAGccagcaccaccagcacaaCTACAGTGCTCTGCTGAGGCAGAACGGATCGATGCGGCTGCAGCCGGCCAGCTGCAACAACAACGCCCTGGAGCCGTACGGCTCCTACCGAGTGGTGCAATTTCGATGCCGGGACGCCAGCCACCAGTTGTCGCTGCAGGACAGCATTCGCACCACCACCACGACAACGACGattaacagcagcagcatgggCGGAGGTGGAGGCGGGGGTACCACCAACGGACCTGGCAGACGCATCCGCAAGCAGGACTTCTACGGCGCCGGCACAGGCAGTGCTGTGCCCCACCGCATGCTGGCGGCCCAGGTCTCTCAGCTGTCCTCGCTGGGCGACGCCAACTCCCTGCTAGAGACCGAGGTGGTGGATGTGGGTCGGCACTACGCCTCCGTGCGGGCAAAGCGCGCTTTAATGGCTACCAAGAGCGGGGCGATGCTCGTGACGCCCTCGTCTTCGGAGCAGCCAGAGAACAGCCAGCCGGCCACACGCCTCAAGCTATCGCGGGTCATAAGCCGTCGCGACGAAGCTGTAGCAGCGGCCACGGCTGCCACGGCTCCCTACagtggcagccacagccacagcctccCCGACCCAGAGACCCTCCAGGCCGGAACGCCGCGCGAGTCGCGCAAGTTTCCCTGGCGAAAGCGAAGACAGAAGCGGGACGACGCGCACTCCTCCCAGTGA
- the LOC108157633 gene encoding pyrokinin-1 receptor, translating to MAVKMLPVNTSSFSPLAADFQMFQNEKFLFNLTQELNISADNLTSLLQGLGTQEALPPMSLLAALSVGYGLIFVAGVLGNLITCIVISRNNFMHTATNFYLFNLAVSDMILLCSGMPQDLYNLWHPDSYPFSDTICILESVFSETAANATVLTITAFTVERYIAICHPFRQHTMSKLSRAVKFIFAIWIAALLLALPQAIQFSVVVQGVGSSCTMKNDFFAHVFAVSGFLFFGGPMTAICVLYVLIGVKLKRSRLLQALPRRCFDVNRGISAQTRVIRMLVAVAVAFFICWAPFHAQRLMAVYGSSSGIESQWFNDVFSVLDYTSGVLYFLSTCINPLLYNIMSHKFREAFKVTLARHFGLSGKNPSRGLPHTYSALRRNQTGSLRLHTTDSVRTTMTSTTTTTTTVLNGSSNGAAGNLGRSSQRLNRVSLDSSQSQIPSQSQSQIQSQAQNRSRQDLFEQQSHPHPHPHSHPRRTLQSQISQLSSVGDAHSLLEADIQWPEEQAPATQMQLQLQPPMCSIDELSCQSGADDVGVSRSRLKLTRITRGGHQLSQPGGVDIGGVANEANGKVRKPKAKALKSSSALKSLRAKLNWRARRKGSHKPQTRTSSGEVSSERAGY from the exons ATGGCAGTCAAGATGCTGCCCGTAAACACATCCAGCTTTAGCCCCCTGGCAGCCGACTTTCAGATGTTTCAAAACGAGAAGTTCCTCTTTAATCTGACTCAAGAGCTGAACATTTCGGCGGATAACCTGACAAGCCTACTGCAGGGCCTGGGAACACAGGAGGCGCTACCTCCAATGTCCCTCCTGGCCGCTCTGAGTGTGGGCTATGGCCTCATCTTCGTCGCCGGGGTGCTGGGCAATCTCATAACCTGCATAGTGATCTCTCGCAACAACTTCATGCACACGGCCACGAACTTTTACCTGTTCAACCTGGCGGTATCCGACATGATCCTTCTGTGCTCAG GCATGCCCCAGGATCTGTACAATCTCTGGCACCCTGACAGCTATCCATTCAGCGATACTATCTGCATCCTAGAGAGCGTTTTCTCGGAAACGGCGGCTAATGCCACGGTCCTTACCATAACCGCCTTCACCGTGGAGCGCTACATTGCCATTTGTCATCCGTTCAG GCAACACACAATGTCCAAGCTGTCGCGCGCCGTTAAGTTCATTTTTGCCATCTGGATTGCCGCCCTCTTGCTGGCCCTCCCACAGGCCATCCAGTTCTCGGTGGTGGTGCAGGGCGTGGGATCGTCGTGCACG ATGAAAAACGACTTCTTTGCCCATGTGTTTGCTGTGTCGGGCTTCCTCTTCTTTGGCGGTCCCATGACAGCCATCTGTGTGCTGTACGTCCTCATCGGGGTGAAGCTGAAGAGGAGCCGTCTGCTGCAGGCGCTGCCACGACGGTGCTTCGACGTTAACCGTGGCATAAGCGCCCAGACGCGCGTCATCCGGATGCTGG TGGCTGTAGCGGTGGCCTTCTTCATCTGCTGGGCTCCCTTTCATGCACAGAGATTGATGGCGGTTTATGGCTCCTCCTCGGGCATAGAGTCCCAGTGGTTCAACGATGTGTTCAGCGTTCTCGACTACACCTCCGGCGTGCTCTACTTCCTCTCCACCTGCATCAACCCGCTACTGTACAACATCATGAGCCACAAGTTCCGCGAGGCCTTCAAG GTAACCTTGGCGCGCCACTTTGGACTCTCGGGCAAGAACCCCAGCCGGGGACTGCCCCACACCTACAGCGCGCTGAGGCGCAATCAGACGGGATCTCTACGGCTGCACACAACG GATAGCGTTCGCACAACGATGACATCTACGACGACAACTACGACAACCGTGCTAAATGGCAGCAGCAATGGGGCAGCGGGAAATCTGGGGCGCTCCTCTCAACGCCTGAATCGAGTCTCCTTGGACAGCTCGCAGAGTCAGATTccgagtcagagtcagagtcagattCAGAGCCAGGCACAGAATCGCAGCAGGCAGGATCTGTTTGAACAGCAGTcccatccgcatccgcatccgcactCGCACCCACGTCGCACTCTGCAATCGCAAATATCGCAGTTGTCATCGGTGGGCGATGCCCACTCGCTGCTGGAGGCGGACATACAGTGGCCGGAGGAGCAGGCACCAGCGACACAAATGCAATTGCAGCTGCAACCACCCATGTGCTCCATTGATGAGCTCAGCTGTCAGTCGGGGGCAGACGATGTGGGAGTCTCTCGCTCCCGCCTGAAACTGACGCGTATAACGCGGGGAGGCCATCAGCTCTCGCAGCCAGGGGGCGTAGATATTGGCGGTGTGGCAAACGAGGCAAATGGCAAAGTGCGCAAGCCAAAAGCGAAAGCGCTCAAGAGCTCCAGTGCCCTCAAGAGTCTCAGGGCCAAATTGAATTGGCGTGCCAGACGCAAAGGCAGCCACAAGCCACAGACCAGGACGAGCTCAGGCGAGGTCTCGAGTGAGCGAGCCGGCTACTGA
- the LOC108154474 gene encoding uncharacterized protein LOC108154474 has protein sequence MQSSTFLMAILVVALLMLMSAPATEATFLIMACLLRSPLCPWITTAKSASS, from the coding sequence ATGCAGTCTTCAACTTTCCTGATGGCCATCTTGGTGGTGGCTTTGCTCATGCTAATGAGTGCCCCTGCTACTGAGGCCACCTTTTTGATCATGGCTTGCTTGTTGCGGTCTCCATTGTGCCCATGGATCACAACAGCCAAATCCGCGTCAAGCTGA